The Cydia amplana chromosome 9, ilCydAmpl1.1, whole genome shotgun sequence genome includes a region encoding these proteins:
- the LOC134651113 gene encoding lipase 3-like, with product MRTSLILSVIAYATIVMPAPSFSDSISNFFSGQSEKATKFFEEQRQKMERAFNSSIEEATKMKDAVNNYMEEQQNKISTDINNYVESVKESGRKVADSWSYLPSEDSTARLKNPDIVLSVPATVARHGYNCETHTVISQGYLLSIHRIPRSKKGDNVPSKTVILHHGLFASSADWILNGPEKGLAYMLADAGYDVWMPNIRGNKYSREHAWLKTDSKSYWNFSWHDVALYDVPAIIDYIIKMKGEGTKITYIGHSMGTTILFAMLTLRPDYNKILTAGFALAPVVFMNDMKSSLKSFAPLASNVAYMEMLYGSHEFIPKHSALGRISTSCKADSFDAAYCRNIIFSICGYDEKQFNKELLPVFLSHLGTGTSWKTTVHFAQLVTSERFQQFDYGASHNKIMYGRETPPEYDLKKVTLPITLFWSKNDLLSSEAAVNMLKERLPATTDSYLVPNEEFNHLDYLWAIDAPTLLNNKIIEKLNAVSSSYDFYFSIKTVGI from the coding sequence ATGCGGACCTCGCTCATATTAAGTGTAATCGCCTACGCGACAATAGTCATGCCAGCCCCGAGTTTTAGCGATTCCATTTCAAACTTCTTCTCCGGTCAATCCGAGAAGGCCACGAAATTCTTTGAAGAGCAGAGACAAAAAATGGAGAGAGCTTTCAACTCTAGTATAGAGGAAGCGACAAAAATGAAGGATGCCGTTAACAACTACATGGAAGAACAGCAGAATAAGATCAGCACTGACATCAATAACTACGTTGAAAGCGTGAAGGAGAGCGGAAGAAAAGTGGCAGATTCCTGGTCCTACCTGCCAAGCGAAGATAGTACAGCGCGTTTAAAAAACCCTGACATCGTACTGTCGGTTCCTGCCACTGTCGCTCGCCATGGATACAATTGCGAAACTCACACTGTGATATCTCAAGGGTATCTACTTAGCATACACAGAATACCTCGTTCGAAGAAGGGAGACAACGTTCCCTCGAAGACTGTTATTTTACATCATGGATTATTCGCCAGTTCTGCAGATTGGATCCTCAACGGCCCCGAAAAAGGCTTAGCTTACATGCTTGCTGATGCTGGATATGACGTTTGGATGCCTAATATAAGAGGCAACAAGTACTCCAGGGAGCATGCCTGGTTGAAAACCGACTCCAAATCCTACTGGAACTTTTCTTGGCACGACGTCGCTTTATACGATGTTCCCGCAATTATTGACTATATAATTAAAATGAAAGGTGAAGGcactaaaattacatacatagGACATTCGATGGGGACAACGATTCTCTTTGCAATGCTAACTTTACGTCCTGATTATAACAAGATTCTGACCGCTGGTTTCGCTTTAGCGCCTGTAGTGTTCATGAACGACATGAAGTCTTCTTTGAAATCATTCGCACCTCTAGCCAGCAACGTCGCTTACATGGAGATGCTATACGGGTCCCACGAGTTCATTCCTAAGCACTCGGCGCTAGGCAGGATATCGACTTCTTGTAAAGCGGACAGCTTTGATGCGGCGTACTGTAGAAACATTATCTTCTCCATATGTGGTTATGATGAAAAGCAGTTCAACAAGGAGCTCCTACCAGTATTTCTGTCACACCTCGGCACTGGGACTTCGTGGAAGACAACGGTACACTTTGCCCAGCTGGTCACCTCGGAGAGGTTCCAACAGTTTGACTACGGAGccagtcataataaaattatgtacgGGCGAGAAACGCCTCCCGAATACGATCTTAAGAAAGTTACTTTACCCATAACATTGTTTTGGTCGAAAAATGATTTATTGTCAAGTGAAGCAGCGGTAAATATGTTGAAGGAGAGATTACCGGCGACGACCGACTCGTACTTGGTGCCAAATGAAGAATTCAATCACTTAGATTATTTATGGGCTATCGATGCTCCTACGCTATTGAACAACAAGATTATTGAAAAGCTCAATGCCGTATCTTCAAGTTATGACTTTTATTTCTCTATAAAAACTGTAGGGATATGA